One Pseudorca crassidens isolate mPseCra1 chromosome 21, mPseCra1.hap1, whole genome shotgun sequence DNA segment encodes these proteins:
- the PPP1R3B gene encoding protein phosphatase 1 regulatory subunit 3B isoform X2 has product MCFATNPDLCSMILRLENLILISSPTSSISPLELSNQNINLPWVLACSSPVMAVDIECRYSCMAPSLRRERFAFQISPKSSKPLRPCIQLSGKNEASGTVASTVQEKKVKKRVSFADNQGLALTMVKVFSEFDDPLDIPLNITELLDSIVSLTTAESESFVLDFSQPSADYLDFRNRLRTDHVCLENCVLKDRAIAGTVKVQNLAFEKMVKVRMTFDTWKSFTDFPCWYVKDTYAGSDKDTFSFEISLPEKIQSYERMEFAVCYECNGQTYWDSNKGKNYRIIRAELKSTQGTAQPPNGPDFGIAFDQFGSPRCSYGLFPEWPSYLGYEKLGPYY; this is encoded by the exons ATGTGTTTCGCAACTAATCCAGATCTGTGTTCTATGATTCTCAGGCTAGAGAATTTAATCCTGATTTCATCGCCGACTTCTTCAATTAGCCCATTGGAACTGTCAAATCAGAATATCAATTTGCCATG GGTTCTAGCCTGCTCTAGCCCCGTGATGGCTGTGGACATTGAGTGCAGGTACAGCTGCATGGCCCCCTCCTTGCGCAGAGAGCGGTTTGCCTTCCAGATCTCCCCGAAGTCAAGCAAACCCCTGAGGCCTTGTATTCAACTGAGCGGCAAGAATGAAGCCAGCGGGACGGTGGCCTCGACCGTCCAGGAGAAGAAGGTGAAGAAGCGGGTGTCCTTTGCAGACAACCAAGGGCTGGCCCTGACAATGGTCAAAGTGTTCTCCGAGTTTGATGACCCGTTAGATATTCCACTGAACATCACCGAGCTCCTGGACAGCATTGTGAGTCTGACAACAGCGGAGAGCGAGAGCTTTGTGCTGGATTTCTCGCAGCCCTCTGCAGACTACCTGGACTTCAGAAATCGGCTTCGGACCGACCACGTCTGCCTGGAGAACTGCGTCTTGAAGGACAGAGCCATTGCAGGCACGGTGAAGGTGCAGAACCTCGCATTTGAGAAGATGGTGAAAGTCAGAATGACATTCGACACCTGGAAAAGCTTCACAGACTTTCCCTGTTGGTACGTGAAGGACACGTACGCAGGTTCAGACAAGGACACATTCTCCTTTGAAATCAGCTTGCCTGAAAAAATTCAGTCTTATGAGAGGATGGAGTTTGCCGTGTGCTATGAGTGCAATGGACAGACGTACTGGGACAGCAATAAAGGCAAAAACTATAGGATCATCCGGGCAGAGTTGAAATCCACCCAGGGAACAGCCCAGCCACCAAATGGACCAGATTTTGGAATAGCTTTTGACCAGTTTGGAAGCCCTCGGTGTTCCTATGGTCTGTTTCCGGAGTGGCCTAGTTATTTAGGGTACGAGAAGCTTGGGCCCTACTATTAG
- the PPP1R3B gene encoding protein phosphatase 1 regulatory subunit 3B isoform X4 — protein MAVDIECRYSCMAPSLRRERFAFQISPKSSKPLRPCIQLSGKNEASGTVASTVQEKKVKKRVSFADNQGLALTMVKVFSEFDDPLDIPLNITELLDSIVSLTTAESESFVLDFSQPSADYLDFRNRLRTDHVCLENCVLKDRAIAGTVKVQNLAFEKMVKVRMTFDTWKSFTDFPCWYVKDTYAGSDKDTFSFEISLPEKIQSYERMEFAVCYECNGQTYWDSNKGKNYRIIRAELKSTQGTAQPPNGPDFGIAFDQFGSPRCSYGLFPEWPSYLGYEKLGPYY, from the coding sequence ATGGCTGTGGACATTGAGTGCAGGTACAGCTGCATGGCCCCCTCCTTGCGCAGAGAGCGGTTTGCCTTCCAGATCTCCCCGAAGTCAAGCAAACCCCTGAGGCCTTGTATTCAACTGAGCGGCAAGAATGAAGCCAGCGGGACGGTGGCCTCGACCGTCCAGGAGAAGAAGGTGAAGAAGCGGGTGTCCTTTGCAGACAACCAAGGGCTGGCCCTGACAATGGTCAAAGTGTTCTCCGAGTTTGATGACCCGTTAGATATTCCACTGAACATCACCGAGCTCCTGGACAGCATTGTGAGTCTGACAACAGCGGAGAGCGAGAGCTTTGTGCTGGATTTCTCGCAGCCCTCTGCAGACTACCTGGACTTCAGAAATCGGCTTCGGACCGACCACGTCTGCCTGGAGAACTGCGTCTTGAAGGACAGAGCCATTGCAGGCACGGTGAAGGTGCAGAACCTCGCATTTGAGAAGATGGTGAAAGTCAGAATGACATTCGACACCTGGAAAAGCTTCACAGACTTTCCCTGTTGGTACGTGAAGGACACGTACGCAGGTTCAGACAAGGACACATTCTCCTTTGAAATCAGCTTGCCTGAAAAAATTCAGTCTTATGAGAGGATGGAGTTTGCCGTGTGCTATGAGTGCAATGGACAGACGTACTGGGACAGCAATAAAGGCAAAAACTATAGGATCATCCGGGCAGAGTTGAAATCCACCCAGGGAACAGCCCAGCCACCAAATGGACCAGATTTTGGAATAGCTTTTGACCAGTTTGGAAGCCCTCGGTGTTCCTATGGTCTGTTTCCGGAGTGGCCTAGTTATTTAGGGTACGAGAAGCTTGGGCCCTACTATTAG
- the PPP1R3B gene encoding protein phosphatase 1 regulatory subunit 3B isoform X3, protein MPKGVLACSSPVMAVDIECRYSCMAPSLRRERFAFQISPKSSKPLRPCIQLSGKNEASGTVASTVQEKKVKKRVSFADNQGLALTMVKVFSEFDDPLDIPLNITELLDSIVSLTTAESESFVLDFSQPSADYLDFRNRLRTDHVCLENCVLKDRAIAGTVKVQNLAFEKMVKVRMTFDTWKSFTDFPCWYVKDTYAGSDKDTFSFEISLPEKIQSYERMEFAVCYECNGQTYWDSNKGKNYRIIRAELKSTQGTAQPPNGPDFGIAFDQFGSPRCSYGLFPEWPSYLGYEKLGPYY, encoded by the coding sequence GGTTCTAGCCTGCTCTAGCCCCGTGATGGCTGTGGACATTGAGTGCAGGTACAGCTGCATGGCCCCCTCCTTGCGCAGAGAGCGGTTTGCCTTCCAGATCTCCCCGAAGTCAAGCAAACCCCTGAGGCCTTGTATTCAACTGAGCGGCAAGAATGAAGCCAGCGGGACGGTGGCCTCGACCGTCCAGGAGAAGAAGGTGAAGAAGCGGGTGTCCTTTGCAGACAACCAAGGGCTGGCCCTGACAATGGTCAAAGTGTTCTCCGAGTTTGATGACCCGTTAGATATTCCACTGAACATCACCGAGCTCCTGGACAGCATTGTGAGTCTGACAACAGCGGAGAGCGAGAGCTTTGTGCTGGATTTCTCGCAGCCCTCTGCAGACTACCTGGACTTCAGAAATCGGCTTCGGACCGACCACGTCTGCCTGGAGAACTGCGTCTTGAAGGACAGAGCCATTGCAGGCACGGTGAAGGTGCAGAACCTCGCATTTGAGAAGATGGTGAAAGTCAGAATGACATTCGACACCTGGAAAAGCTTCACAGACTTTCCCTGTTGGTACGTGAAGGACACGTACGCAGGTTCAGACAAGGACACATTCTCCTTTGAAATCAGCTTGCCTGAAAAAATTCAGTCTTATGAGAGGATGGAGTTTGCCGTGTGCTATGAGTGCAATGGACAGACGTACTGGGACAGCAATAAAGGCAAAAACTATAGGATCATCCGGGCAGAGTTGAAATCCACCCAGGGAACAGCCCAGCCACCAAATGGACCAGATTTTGGAATAGCTTTTGACCAGTTTGGAAGCCCTCGGTGTTCCTATGGTCTGTTTCCGGAGTGGCCTAGTTATTTAGGGTACGAGAAGCTTGGGCCCTACTATTAG